One Serinicoccus chungangensis genomic window carries:
- a CDS encoding (Fe-S)-binding protein: MSFGVLQVLAIVVAGLVTLAAVALFVRTLAAFVDRFRLGQPETRTDAPGLRTSTLLREVLGHTRMARKPWVAVAHWVVMVSFGLLFLTLVTAYGQLVDPHFVLPLIGHFWPYEWLTELFGWGAVVGIVVLVVVRQREHPRAHGRRSRFWGSTFWQAYVVELVILGVGVCIVALRALEYALGRATGEEWASALHFPLTAWLGAPLTGASAATLEGGIIAVALLKILISMAWMIIIARTPTMGVAWHRFLAFFNIWFRRHPEGATSLGAVQPIRVAGETVDFENIEELDEDAALGVGKVEDFTWKGLLDFSTCTECGRCQEQCPAWHTDKPLSPKMLVKNLRDQHHAVAPWLQAGQEHREAAAKALESAGGPGAEGLPEQLHGIPTTAVIAAQRPLVGETEGDPTVPDGGGVIDPEVLWSCTTCGACVEQCPVDIEHVDAIVDMRRYQNLIESAFPSELGGLFKNLENKGNPWGMNARLRMDWAKDLDFDIPVVGEDLESLAEMDYLFWVGCAGAFEDRAKKTTRAVAELLHTAGVSFAVLGDGESCTGDPARRSGNEFLFQMLALQNVEVLTEVGATKIVVTCAHCFNTLKNEYPQVGGQFEVVHHTQLLNRLVREKRLTPVSRPDAADTAGAASTAESVTYHDPCYLGRHNQVYAPPRELIGALPGVQLTEMPRHGEKSFCCGAGGARMWMEEKLGTRINLNRTEEALATGADRIAIGCPFCRVMLSDGLTQKQAEGAREEVEVVDVAQMLLAAVRRAQPATPDTDTDDTAPTDDAAGSPAPDAR, translated from the coding sequence ATGTCCTTCGGAGTGCTGCAGGTCCTCGCCATCGTCGTCGCGGGCCTGGTCACCCTGGCCGCGGTCGCCCTCTTCGTCCGCACCCTCGCCGCCTTCGTCGACCGGTTCCGGCTCGGGCAGCCCGAGACCCGCACGGACGCCCCTGGCCTGCGCACCTCGACGCTGCTGCGGGAGGTGCTGGGGCACACCCGGATGGCGCGCAAGCCCTGGGTCGCCGTGGCGCACTGGGTGGTCATGGTCTCCTTCGGCCTGCTCTTCCTCACCCTGGTCACCGCCTACGGCCAGCTGGTCGACCCGCACTTCGTGCTGCCCCTCATCGGGCACTTCTGGCCCTACGAGTGGCTGACCGAGCTCTTCGGCTGGGGCGCCGTGGTCGGCATCGTCGTTCTCGTCGTCGTGCGCCAGCGGGAGCACCCCCGGGCCCACGGCCGACGCTCCCGCTTCTGGGGGTCGACCTTCTGGCAGGCCTACGTCGTGGAGCTCGTCATCCTCGGCGTCGGCGTGTGCATCGTCGCGCTGCGCGCGCTGGAGTACGCCCTGGGCAGGGCCACCGGCGAGGAGTGGGCCAGCGCCCTGCACTTCCCGCTGACGGCCTGGCTCGGCGCGCCTCTGACGGGGGCGTCGGCCGCCACCCTCGAGGGTGGGATCATCGCGGTGGCGCTGCTGAAGATCCTCATCTCCATGGCGTGGATGATCATCATCGCCCGCACCCCGACGATGGGCGTCGCCTGGCACCGCTTCCTCGCCTTCTTCAACATCTGGTTCCGTCGCCACCCGGAGGGCGCGACGTCGCTCGGCGCGGTGCAGCCCATCCGGGTCGCGGGCGAGACGGTGGACTTCGAGAACATCGAGGAGCTCGACGAGGACGCCGCCCTGGGCGTCGGCAAGGTCGAGGACTTCACCTGGAAGGGGCTGCTCGACTTCTCCACCTGCACCGAGTGCGGCCGCTGCCAGGAGCAGTGCCCGGCCTGGCACACCGACAAGCCGCTCTCGCCCAAGATGCTCGTCAAGAACCTGCGCGACCAGCACCACGCCGTCGCCCCGTGGCTGCAGGCGGGCCAGGAGCACCGGGAGGCCGCCGCGAAGGCGCTGGAGTCGGCCGGCGGCCCGGGGGCCGAGGGGTTGCCCGAGCAGCTGCACGGCATCCCCACGACCGCGGTCATCGCGGCTCAGCGCCCGCTGGTCGGCGAGACCGAGGGCGACCCCACCGTGCCCGACGGCGGTGGCGTCATCGACCCGGAGGTCCTCTGGTCCTGCACCACCTGCGGCGCCTGCGTCGAGCAGTGCCCCGTCGACATCGAGCACGTGGACGCGATCGTCGACATGCGGCGCTACCAGAACCTCATCGAGTCGGCCTTCCCCTCCGAGCTGGGCGGCCTGTTCAAGAACCTCGAGAACAAGGGCAACCCGTGGGGCATGAACGCCCGGCTGCGGATGGACTGGGCCAAGGACCTCGACTTCGACATCCCCGTGGTGGGCGAGGACCTCGAGAGCCTCGCCGAGATGGACTACCTCTTCTGGGTCGGCTGCGCCGGCGCGTTCGAGGACCGCGCCAAGAAGACGACGCGCGCGGTGGCCGAGCTGCTGCACACCGCCGGGGTGAGCTTCGCGGTGCTCGGCGACGGCGAGAGCTGCACCGGCGACCCGGCGCGGCGCAGCGGCAACGAGTTCCTCTTCCAGATGCTCGCCCTGCAGAACGTCGAGGTCCTGACCGAGGTGGGCGCGACCAAGATCGTCGTGACCTGCGCGCACTGCTTCAACACGCTGAAGAACGAGTACCCCCAGGTCGGCGGGCAGTTCGAGGTCGTCCACCACACCCAGCTGCTCAACCGGCTGGTGCGCGAGAAGCGGCTCACCCCGGTCTCCCGGCCGGACGCCGCGGACACGGCGGGGGCCGCCTCGACCGCGGAGTCGGTGACCTACCACGACCCGTGCTACCTCGGCCGGCACAACCAGGTCTACGCCCCGCCGCGCGAGCTCATCGGTGCGCTGCCCGGCGTCCAGCTCACCGAGATGCCGCGGCACGGGGAGAAGTCCTTCTGCTGCGGCGCCGGCGGCGCCCGCATGTGGATGGAGGAGAAGCTCGGGACCCGCATCAACCTCAACCGCACCGAGGAGGCGCTGGCCACCGGCGCGGACCGGATCGCGATCGGCTGCCCCTTCTGCCGGGTGATGCTCTCCGACGGCCTCACCCAGAAGCAGGCCGAGGGCGCCCGCGAGGAGGTCGAGGTCGTCGATGTGGCCCAGATGCTGCTCGCCGCCGTCCGGCGCGCCCAGCCCGCCACCCCCGACACCGACACCGACGACACCGCCCCCACCGACGACGCAGCCGGGTCCCCGGCACCGGACGCGCGCTAG
- the dcd gene encoding dCTP deaminase translates to MLLSDRDILASIDAGRVRLDPWDPTMVQPSSVDIRLDRYFRLFDNHKYPVIDPAQEQPDLTRLVEVEPGESFVLHPGEFVLGSTYEEVSLPDDIAARVEGKSSLGRLGLLTHATAGFVDPGFTGHVTLELSNVATLPIVLHPGMKIGQLCFFRLSSASQHPYGSSQKGSHYQGQRGPTASRSWSNFHRSDVAR, encoded by the coding sequence GTGCTGCTCTCCGACCGCGACATCCTCGCCTCGATCGACGCCGGCCGGGTCCGGCTGGACCCCTGGGACCCGACGATGGTCCAGCCCTCCAGCGTCGACATCCGCCTCGACCGCTACTTCCGGCTCTTCGACAACCACAAGTACCCGGTCATCGACCCGGCCCAGGAGCAGCCCGACCTCACCCGCCTGGTGGAGGTCGAGCCGGGGGAGAGCTTCGTGCTGCACCCGGGGGAGTTCGTGCTGGGGTCGACGTACGAGGAGGTCAGCCTCCCGGACGACATCGCGGCGCGCGTCGAGGGCAAGTCCTCCCTCGGGCGGCTGGGCCTGCTCACGCACGCGACGGCGGGCTTCGTCGACCCGGGGTTCACCGGGCACGTGACCCTGGAGCTGTCCAACGTCGCGACCCTACCCATCGTCCTGCACCCGGGGATGAAGATCGGGCAGCTCTGCTTCTTCCGGCTGAGCTCGGCCTCGCAGCACCCCTACGGGAGCTCGCAGAAGGGCAGCCACTACCAGGGGCAGCGCGGCCCCACCGCCAGCCGCTCCTGGTCCAACTTCCACCGCAGCGACGTCGCGCGCTGA
- the cutA gene encoding divalent-cation tolerance protein CutA, with protein sequence MMDPSHLVEVRVSVPSMESARHIGEELVARRAAACVQVLGPMTSIYSWQSEVHQSKEWLLLAKTSREAFGRLCETVTSLHPYEVPEIMAVPVVDALESYAGWVTHHLRGSGAEQPRGPGF encoded by the coding sequence ATGATGGACCCGTCTCACCTCGTCGAGGTCCGCGTGAGCGTGCCCTCGATGGAGTCCGCCCGACACATCGGTGAGGAGCTCGTGGCCCGTAGGGCCGCCGCCTGCGTGCAGGTGCTGGGGCCGATGACCTCGATCTACAGCTGGCAGAGCGAGGTGCACCAGAGCAAGGAGTGGCTGCTGCTGGCCAAGACCTCGCGGGAGGCCTTCGGGCGACTCTGCGAGACCGTGACGTCGCTGCACCCCTACGAGGTGCCCGAGATCATGGCCGTCCCCGTGGTCGACGCGCTGGAGTCGTATGCCGGGTGGGTGACCCACCACCTGCGGGGGTCCGGGGCGGAGCAGCCCCGGGGGCCAGGCTTCTGA
- a CDS encoding aminotransferase class III-fold pyridoxal phosphate-dependent enzyme translates to MTTTADPARDARIRELSRTHVMTSWSAQRAIDPVPLAGGEGAYFWDHQGRRFLDFSSQLVNVNIGYQHPRLSAAVAEAAGRLTTVAPAFAEESRAEAAALISGLAPEGMSKVFFTNGGAEANENALRMARAHTGRHKVLASYRSYHGGTAGAITLTGEARRWGGEPGIPGVVHFWGPHLFRSEFHATTQEEESERALLHLRHTLEAEGPGQVAAIILETVVGSNGILVPPPGYLPGVRALCDEFGILLILDEVMAGFGRTGAWFALDHFGVRPDLITFAKGVNSGYVPLGGVVIDDRVAATFDERPFPGGLTYSGHALATASAVAAITIMREEGIVEHAAQVGERSLGPAATALLGTNPLVGDVRGLGVFWVVELVADQASREPASGEIMKAVQAGCVERGMWPLIVANRVHLVPPCVITDEDASRGVAILADVLAGVTP, encoded by the coding sequence ATGACGACCACTGCCGACCCCGCCCGCGACGCCCGGATCCGGGAGCTCTCCCGCACGCACGTCATGACCTCCTGGTCGGCCCAGCGGGCGATCGACCCGGTGCCGCTGGCCGGCGGCGAGGGCGCCTACTTCTGGGACCACCAGGGCCGTCGGTTCCTCGACTTCTCCTCCCAGCTGGTGAATGTCAACATCGGCTACCAGCACCCGCGCCTGTCGGCCGCCGTCGCCGAGGCGGCCGGGCGGCTGACCACGGTCGCCCCGGCGTTCGCGGAGGAGAGCCGGGCCGAGGCCGCGGCCCTCATCTCGGGGCTGGCGCCGGAGGGCATGAGCAAGGTCTTCTTCACCAACGGCGGGGCCGAGGCCAACGAGAACGCCCTGCGCATGGCCCGGGCGCACACCGGGCGGCACAAGGTCCTGGCGTCCTACCGCAGCTACCACGGGGGCACGGCCGGGGCGATCACCCTGACCGGCGAGGCCCGGCGGTGGGGCGGCGAGCCGGGCATCCCGGGGGTGGTCCACTTCTGGGGCCCGCACCTGTTCCGCAGCGAGTTCCACGCCACCACCCAGGAGGAGGAGAGCGAGCGCGCCCTGCTGCACCTGCGGCACACCCTCGAAGCGGAGGGGCCGGGCCAGGTGGCCGCGATCATCCTGGAGACCGTCGTCGGGTCCAACGGCATCCTCGTGCCGCCGCCCGGCTACCTGCCCGGGGTGCGGGCGCTGTGCGACGAGTTCGGCATCCTGCTCATCCTCGACGAGGTCATGGCCGGCTTCGGACGGACCGGGGCGTGGTTCGCCCTGGACCACTTCGGGGTGCGGCCCGACCTCATCACCTTCGCCAAGGGGGTGAACTCGGGGTATGTCCCGCTCGGCGGCGTCGTCATCGACGACCGGGTCGCGGCGACCTTCGACGAGCGGCCCTTCCCGGGCGGCCTGACCTACTCCGGCCACGCCCTCGCCACCGCGTCGGCCGTCGCCGCGATCACCATCATGCGTGAGGAGGGGATCGTCGAGCACGCCGCGCAGGTGGGGGAGCGCAGCCTGGGCCCGGCCGCGACGGCGCTGCTCGGCACGAACCCGCTGGTGGGCGATGTGCGGGGGCTCGGGGTGTTCTGGGTCGTCGAGCTCGTCGCCGACCAGGCCTCGCGCGAACCGGCCTCCGGTGAGATCATGAAGGCGGTGCAGGCTGGTTGCGTGGAGCGGGGGATGTGGCCGCTGATCGTGGCCAACCGCGTGCACCTGGTGCCGCCGTGCGTGATCACCGACGAGGACGCCTCCCGTGGCGTGGCGATCCTCGCCGACGTGCTGGCGGGCGTGACGCCGTGA
- a CDS encoding AMP-binding protein → MAQALAHTTGVAEPPLLEQTIGDNLDETAHRHPDREALVEVSTGRRWTYAELVGDVNLVARALVASGVRTGDRVGIWAPNCAEWTLVQLATAKVGAILVTINPAYGTRELAYVLRQSGASTVVVAQEFRGSAYPEMVERVRGECPDLAQVLVIGGEGWDDVLSGAHQVSPGRLAELQATLTPDQPINIQYTSGTTGFPKGATLSHRNILNNGFFVGEGCRYTERDVICIPVPFYHCFGMVMGTLAATTHGACMVIPGPGFDPAATLRAVRDEQCTSLYGVPTMFIAMLELLDTDDELTTEDLASVRTGIMAGSPCPASVMRSLIQAGVEEMTICYGMTETSPVSTQTAPDDPFDRKVGTVGRVGPHLEIQIVDPTTREVLPRGVAGEFCTRGYSVMLGYWEDPERTAEVLRDGWMATGDLGVMDDEGYVEITGRIKDLVIRGGENISPREVEEVLYTHPDVLDAQVVGVPDERYGEELMAWVRLREGAEPLTREAVEEFCSGSLARYKIPRHVQVVEDFPMTVTGKVRKVELRERGAELLRGR, encoded by the coding sequence ATGGCACAGGCGCTGGCCCATACCACCGGGGTCGCCGAACCCCCGCTGCTCGAGCAGACCATCGGGGACAACCTCGACGAGACCGCCCACCGGCACCCCGACCGGGAGGCGCTGGTCGAGGTCTCCACCGGCCGCCGCTGGACGTATGCCGAGCTCGTCGGCGACGTCAACCTGGTCGCCCGGGCGCTCGTCGCCTCCGGGGTGCGCACCGGTGACCGGGTCGGCATCTGGGCACCGAACTGCGCCGAGTGGACCCTGGTGCAGCTGGCGACCGCCAAGGTCGGAGCCATCCTCGTCACCATCAACCCGGCCTACGGCACCCGCGAGCTGGCCTACGTGCTGCGGCAGTCGGGGGCGAGCACGGTCGTCGTCGCCCAGGAGTTCCGGGGCAGTGCCTACCCGGAGATGGTCGAGCGCGTGCGCGGTGAGTGCCCCGACCTGGCCCAGGTGCTCGTCATCGGGGGCGAGGGGTGGGACGACGTCCTCTCCGGGGCGCACCAGGTCAGCCCCGGACGCCTCGCGGAGCTGCAGGCGACGCTCACCCCGGACCAGCCCATCAACATCCAGTACACCTCCGGCACCACCGGCTTCCCCAAGGGCGCGACGCTCTCCCACCGCAACATCCTCAACAACGGGTTCTTCGTCGGGGAGGGGTGCCGCTACACCGAGCGCGACGTCATCTGCATACCCGTGCCGTTCTACCACTGCTTCGGGATGGTCATGGGCACGCTGGCGGCGACCACGCACGGCGCCTGCATGGTCATCCCGGGCCCCGGGTTCGACCCCGCCGCGACCCTGCGGGCGGTGCGGGACGAGCAGTGCACCTCCCTCTACGGCGTGCCGACGATGTTCATCGCCATGCTGGAGCTGCTCGACACCGACGACGAGCTCACCACCGAGGACCTGGCCTCGGTCCGCACCGGGATCATGGCAGGGTCACCCTGCCCGGCATCGGTCATGCGCTCGCTCATCCAGGCCGGCGTCGAGGAGATGACGATCTGCTACGGCATGACCGAGACCTCGCCGGTCTCCACGCAGACCGCCCCGGACGACCCCTTCGACAGGAAGGTCGGCACGGTCGGACGGGTGGGGCCGCATCTGGAGATCCAGATCGTCGACCCCACGACGCGCGAGGTCCTGCCGCGCGGGGTCGCCGGGGAGTTCTGCACCCGGGGCTACTCGGTCATGCTCGGCTACTGGGAGGACCCGGAACGCACCGCCGAGGTCCTGCGGGACGGGTGGATGGCGACCGGCGACCTCGGGGTGATGGACGACGAGGGGTATGTCGAGATCACCGGCCGCATCAAGGACCTCGTCATCCGGGGCGGGGAGAACATCTCGCCCCGGGAGGTGGAGGAGGTGCTCTACACCCACCCCGACGTGCTCGACGCGCAGGTCGTGGGGGTGCCGGACGAGCGCTACGGCGAGGAGCTCATGGCCTGGGTGCGGCTCCGGGAGGGCGCCGAGCCGCTCACCCGGGAGGCCGTGGAGGAGTTCTGCTCCGGGTCGCTCGCCCGCTACAAGATCCCGCGGCACGTCCAGGTCGTCGAGGACTTCCCCATGACCGTCACGGGCAAGGTGCGCAAGGTCGAGCTGCGCGAGCGCGGCGCGGAGCTGCTGCGCGGCCGCTGA
- a CDS encoding SDR family NAD(P)-dependent oxidoreductase, producing the protein MSLDYAQMFRLDGRHAVVVGCGGIGAEIVAGLAAQGARVSCLDRDPGVARAALERAPGGAGHPVDVLDTDALAECAARLGDVDVLVLTAAMNVRKRLLDYTAEEFDRVVDLNLRGTFQAVRAFAPGMVERGAGSVVALTSIRAVTVEPGQGVYAATKAGVMQLVRTWAAELGPAGVRINAVAPGVVATPLTQQIRDDADWDRAYAEKSALGRWARPEEMVGAVAWLASDAASFVTGTQVMVDGGWTAIDGRFTPPG; encoded by the coding sequence ATGAGCCTGGACTACGCACAGATGTTCCGTCTCGACGGCCGGCACGCCGTGGTCGTCGGGTGCGGGGGGATCGGCGCCGAGATCGTCGCCGGCCTCGCGGCCCAGGGCGCGCGGGTGAGCTGCCTCGACCGGGACCCGGGGGTCGCCCGAGCGGCGCTGGAGCGCGCGCCGGGAGGGGCGGGACACCCCGTCGACGTGCTGGACACCGACGCGCTCGCGGAGTGCGCGGCGCGGCTCGGCGACGTCGACGTGCTGGTGCTCACCGCCGCGATGAACGTCCGCAAGCGGCTGCTGGACTACACCGCCGAGGAGTTCGACCGCGTCGTGGACCTCAACCTGCGGGGCACCTTCCAGGCGGTGCGCGCCTTCGCCCCGGGGATGGTCGAGCGAGGGGCCGGGTCCGTCGTCGCGCTGACCTCGATCCGTGCCGTGACCGTCGAGCCCGGGCAGGGGGTGTACGCCGCGACCAAGGCCGGCGTGATGCAGCTGGTGCGCACGTGGGCGGCCGAGCTCGGGCCGGCCGGGGTGCGCATCAACGCGGTCGCGCCGGGGGTCGTGGCGACCCCGCTGACGCAGCAGATCCGCGACGACGCGGACTGGGACAGGGCGTATGCCGAGAAGTCGGCGCTGGGTCGCTGGGCGCGCCCGGAGGAGATGGTCGGGGCGGTCGCCTGGCTGGCCTCGGACGCGGCGAGCTTCGTCACCGGCACCCAGGTGATGGTCGACGGCGGGTGGACGGCGATCGACGGGCGGTTCACGCCGCCCGGGTGA
- the purU gene encoding formyltetrahydrofolate deformylase: protein MALHTSAPAESGRDVVLTLSCPDRRGVVHAVSGAMLEHDLTITESQQFADPSTGEFHLRMEATREGSPVAIEELRAGLADVADGLDGQWQVHDRAEPHRLLVMVSKMGHCLNDLLFRTRTGQLPVTIPAIVSNHEDFRALAEWHDIPFHHLPVTPDTKADAEAGLREIVESHDIDTIALARYMQVLSPAMCADYSGRIINIHHSLLPSFKGAKPYTQAHDRGVKVIGATAHYVTADLDEGPIIEQDFRRVDHRLTPAQLAQQGQEVEATAFSRAIGWHAEHRVVLRSGRTIVFS from the coding sequence GTGGCACTGCATACCTCTGCGCCGGCCGAGAGCGGCCGCGACGTCGTCCTCACCCTGTCCTGCCCCGACCGCCGGGGCGTGGTGCACGCGGTGTCCGGGGCGATGCTCGAGCACGACCTGACGATCACCGAGAGCCAGCAGTTCGCCGACCCGAGCACGGGGGAGTTCCACCTGCGGATGGAGGCGACCCGCGAGGGGTCCCCCGTCGCGATCGAGGAGCTGCGTGCGGGGCTGGCCGACGTGGCGGACGGGCTCGACGGGCAGTGGCAGGTGCACGACCGGGCCGAGCCCCACCGCCTGCTCGTCATGGTGAGCAAGATGGGGCACTGCCTCAACGACCTGCTCTTCCGCACCCGCACCGGACAGCTGCCCGTGACCATCCCGGCCATCGTGTCCAACCACGAGGACTTCCGGGCGCTCGCGGAGTGGCACGACATCCCGTTCCACCACCTGCCGGTCACGCCCGACACCAAGGCCGACGCCGAGGCCGGCCTCCGCGAGATCGTCGAGAGCCACGACATCGACACCATCGCCCTGGCGCGCTACATGCAGGTGCTCTCACCCGCGATGTGCGCGGACTACTCGGGCCGCATCATCAACATCCACCACTCGCTGCTGCCGAGCTTCAAGGGAGCCAAGCCCTACACCCAGGCGCACGACCGTGGCGTCAAGGTCATCGGCGCCACCGCGCACTACGTCACGGCCGACCTGGACGAGGGCCCGATCATCGAGCAGGACTTCCGTCGGGTGGACCACCGGCTGACCCCGGCCCAGCTCGCGCAGCAGGGCCAGGAGGTCGAGGCGACCGCCTTCTCGCGGGCCATTGGCTGGCACGCCGAGCACCGTGTCGTGCTGCGCTCCGGCCGCACCATCGTCTTCTCCTGA
- a CDS encoding P1 family peptidase: MQRTAGPTNSLHDVAGLAVGHHERVGEGWLTGTTVVRCPAEGAVAGADVRGGAPGTRETDLLDPRNLVERVHALVLSGGSAFGLAAADGVMRELYAQGRGFPMGGPGDVVPIVPAAVCFDLGRGGDFGAFPDAGFGVAALAAADGGPGAAEAVAQGSVGAGAGTQVGGLRGGVGTASGVLADGTTVAALVVVNAVGSAVDVATGELWGARHLMAEDLADLGDWPDGRWPQRPGPEELAAARAAAEEAGATSAVPRSLATTIGVVATDAALDPAQCARLATSGHDGMARAVNPIHTMFDGDSLFGLATCGRAAPDQAGFHAMLHTSGEVVTRAMVRALLAARTITTPAGTWRSYLDAFPSAARP, translated from the coding sequence ATGCAGCGCACCGCCGGCCCGACGAACTCCCTGCACGACGTGGCCGGTCTCGCGGTCGGCCACCACGAGCGGGTCGGCGAGGGGTGGCTCACCGGCACCACCGTGGTCCGGTGCCCGGCCGAGGGTGCGGTCGCCGGGGCGGACGTCCGCGGCGGGGCACCCGGCACCCGGGAGACCGACCTGCTCGACCCGCGCAACCTGGTGGAGCGGGTGCACGCCCTCGTGCTGTCGGGAGGCTCGGCGTTCGGGCTGGCCGCCGCCGACGGCGTCATGCGCGAGCTGTACGCCCAGGGGCGAGGCTTCCCCATGGGCGGACCGGGCGACGTCGTGCCGATCGTGCCGGCAGCGGTGTGCTTCGACCTGGGTCGGGGCGGGGACTTCGGCGCCTTCCCCGACGCCGGGTTCGGGGTCGCCGCGCTGGCGGCGGCGGACGGTGGTCCGGGCGCGGCCGAGGCGGTGGCGCAGGGGAGCGTCGGTGCCGGTGCCGGCACCCAGGTGGGCGGGCTGCGTGGCGGGGTAGGCACGGCGAGCGGGGTGCTGGCCGACGGCACGACGGTCGCCGCCCTGGTCGTCGTCAACGCGGTGGGCTCCGCGGTCGACGTCGCCACCGGCGAGCTCTGGGGGGCCCGGCACCTGATGGCCGAGGACCTCGCCGACCTGGGCGACTGGCCCGACGGTCGGTGGCCGCAGCGGCCCGGGCCCGAGGAGCTCGCGGCGGCGCGCGCGGCCGCCGAGGAGGCCGGTGCCACCAGCGCGGTGCCGCGGTCGCTGGCCACCACCATCGGCGTGGTCGCGACCGACGCCGCGCTCGACCCGGCGCAGTGCGCCCGGCTCGCCACCAGCGGGCACGACGGCATGGCCCGTGCGGTCAACCCGATCCACACGATGTTCGACGGCGACAGCCTGTTCGGCCTCGCGACCTGCGGACGTGCCGCCCCGGACCAGGCCGGCTTCCACGCCATGCTGCACACCTCGGGTGAGGTCGTCACCCGGGCCATGGTCCGGGCCCTGCTCGCGGCGCGGACCATCACCACCCCGGCCGGCACGTGGCGCAGCTACCTGGACGCCTTCCCCTCCGCCGCCCGCCCCTGA
- the pntB gene encoding Re/Si-specific NAD(P)(+) transhydrogenase subunit beta, with amino-acid sequence MTLTSAVDAAYLVAALLFLGALAGLSRHESARRGNLLGITGMALALLATVVLAVSTAERGALTTLLLIAVAMSVGAAVGIWRARVVAMTGMPELVAILHSFVGVAAVIVGINTFLGESSPGAAGVSQRIEIAAGVLIGAVTFTGSVVAWAKLSARMRSAPLVLPRRHLLNLVVVLASLAVSVWFVVAPSLLPLLLLTLLALALGAHLVASIGGGDMPVVVSMLNSYSGWAAAAAGFMLGNDLLIITGALVGSSGAILSWIMCKAMNRSFVSVIAGGFGADPVAGSGGDDEVGTHREVGAEGVAEMLRQARSVVITPGYGMAVAHAQHPVARLVERLGELGADVRFGIHPVAGRLPGHMNVLLAEARVPYDVVLGMDEINGDLASTDVVLVIGANDTVNPAAIEQPGSPIAGMPVLQVWEARDVVVFKRSMATGYAGVQNPLFFRDNTQMIFGDAKAKVEEILAALSP; translated from the coding sequence GTGACGCTGACCTCGGCGGTCGACGCCGCCTACCTCGTCGCCGCGCTGCTCTTCCTCGGGGCCCTCGCCGGGCTCTCCCGGCACGAGTCCGCCCGCCGGGGCAACCTGCTCGGCATCACCGGGATGGCCCTGGCACTCCTCGCCACCGTCGTGCTGGCGGTGAGCACCGCCGAGCGGGGCGCGCTGACGACGCTGCTGCTCATCGCCGTGGCCATGTCGGTGGGGGCGGCCGTCGGCATCTGGCGGGCCCGGGTCGTGGCGATGACCGGGATGCCCGAGCTGGTCGCGATCCTGCACAGCTTCGTCGGGGTCGCGGCCGTGATCGTCGGCATCAACACCTTCCTCGGCGAGAGCTCCCCCGGCGCGGCCGGCGTCAGCCAGCGGATCGAGATCGCCGCCGGGGTCCTCATCGGGGCGGTGACCTTCACCGGGTCGGTCGTCGCGTGGGCCAAGCTGTCCGCACGGATGAGGAGCGCGCCGCTGGTGCTGCCCCGGCGCCACCTGCTCAACCTCGTCGTCGTGCTCGCCAGCCTCGCGGTGTCCGTGTGGTTCGTCGTCGCGCCGAGCCTGCTGCCGCTGCTCCTCCTCACCCTGCTCGCCCTCGCCCTGGGCGCCCACCTCGTCGCCTCCATCGGCGGGGGCGACATGCCGGTGGTCGTGTCGATGCTCAACTCCTACAGCGGGTGGGCCGCCGCGGCGGCCGGCTTCATGCTGGGCAACGACCTGCTCATCATCACCGGCGCGCTCGTCGGCAGCTCCGGCGCGATCCTCTCCTGGATCATGTGCAAGGCCATGAACCGCTCCTTCGTCTCGGTCATCGCCGGGGGGTTCGGCGCCGACCCGGTCGCCGGCAGCGGGGGCGACGACGAGGTGGGCACCCACCGCGAGGTCGGGGCCGAGGGGGTGGCGGAGATGCTGCGCCAGGCTCGCTCGGTCGTCATCACCCCGGGCTACGGGATGGCGGTCGCGCACGCCCAGCACCCGGTCGCCCGCCTGGTCGAGCGCCTGGGCGAGCTCGGCGCGGACGTGCGCTTCGGCATCCACCCCGTGGCGGGGCGGCTGCCCGGTCACATGAACGTCCTGCTGGCCGAGGCGCGGGTGCCCTACGACGTCGTGCTCGGCATGGACGAGATCAACGGCGACCTCGCCTCGACCGACGTCGTGCTCGTCATCGGCGCCAACGACACCGTCAACCCGGCCGCCATCGAGCAGCCGGGCAGCCCGATCGCCGGGATGCCCGTGCTGCAGGTGTGGGAGGCCCGGGACGTCGTGGTGTTCAAGCGCTCGATGGCCACCGGCTACGCCGGCGTCCAGAACCCGTTGTTCTTCCGCGACAACACCCAGATGATCTTCGGCGACGCCAAGGCCAAGGTCGAGGAGATCCTGGCCGCGCTGAGCCCGTGA